DNA sequence from the Thauera sedimentorum genome:
GCCGCCTGCTCGAGGAGGCCGCCCACGCACACGACGGCTCGCCCACCGGACAGATCACCGTGAGCATGGGGCTGGCCGCCATGGTGCCCGAGGACGACAAGCAGGACCGGCTGTTCATCGAAGCCGACCGCCTGCTCTACCTGGCCAAGCAACAGGGCCGTAACCGGATCTCGGAATAATCGAGCGCATTCCAGGAGACCGCATATGACCGAAGACTTCGGCCGGATCGTCGAAATACGCCACGGGCGGGATGCCGAATCGCTCAACCTGTCGTTCTGGCCCGGCCGCGTCCCGCTCAAGCAGCGCTGGCGCAACAACGGGCTGTCGGCCGACTTCCTCGGCGACTACGTCACCACCTTCTTCCCGCTCGACGACGCGATTCCCGACACCCAGCTTCGACAGGCGGAAATCCGCGGCGCAGTCAGCTTCATCGCCAACGAACTGCTGGAGAACGCGATGAAGTACCACGACCCTGCCCTGCCCGAACCGGTCACCATACAGCTCGGACTGGACAGCAAACAGATCGTGTTTCACGCCAGCAATGGTGCCGGCGAGCAGGCCGCCGGGCGCTTCCGCGAATTCATCGCCCGCCTGCTGGACGGCGATCCGGGCGAACTCTACCTGCAGCAACTCGAGGACAACGCCCTCGCCGAACAGAGCGCGGGGCTGGGCTATCTCACCATGATCAACGACTACGGTGCCGAACTGGCATGGCGTTTCCAGGCGGGCGAAGGCGGCGGATACCGCGTCACCACCCAGGTCACGCTGACACTTTGACGGAGCATGTGCAGATGAAGTCACTCCAGGGCGAGGGCTACCAGGTCGAACTCGACGATGCGGACAACCGCGTCAGCCTGCGCGGCTCGCTGCGTCTGGGCGGCCTGACCGAGTACGCGCCGATCTCGCAGCTGCTGGACGAGGCACTCGAGGGCCGCAGCAGTCTCACGGTGGACCTGAGCGGACTCGAATTCCTCAACAGTTCCGGCATCGCCACGCTGTCCAGGTTCGTGATCAGTGCGCGCAACCGCAAGGACTGCGCGCTGGTCATCCGCGGCTCCAGCACGATCCCGTGGCAGGGCAAGTCGCTCAACAACCTCAAGCGCCTGATGCCGGCGCTCGAGCTGAACTTCGACTGAGCACCCGCACGGCCCTCGTCCATGACCGCTCCCTTGCCCGAGACCCTAGAGATGGACGAAGCCCGGGCAATGGCCGTGCGTGTTCCGCTGCTCCGCGGGATGACCTTCCGCCAGGCCGCGGTCACGCTGCTGATCGCCTTGCTGCTGGGGGTCGTCGCCGCCGCGGTCGAACTCTACGCAGACTGGCAGGCGATGCGCGGCGAGATCCGCGCGCAGACCGAACGCATCCTCAACCTGGTGCACGGGCCTTCGGCCCAGGCCGCATTCCAGTTCAATGACGAGCTTGCCATCCAGGTGGCCGACGGCCTGTTCGCCCGCCCGGAAACCCGCCAGGTGATCCTGCGCGACAACTTCGGCCGCACGATCGCGCGCCGCGAGCGTGCGGATGCGGGGCAGTCGGGACAACTCGCGGACCGCCTGTTCGGCGATCTCACCCACTACGTGCTCGATCTCAATCACGACACCGCAGCCGGTCAGCGTATCGAAGTCGGCAGCCTGGAACTCCGCCTGTCGGCCACCGAGATCGCCGCCAGCTTCTACCAGCGCGGCCGCCTGCTGGTCATCGTCGGCCTGGTCAAGGCGCTGGCGATCTCCGCCCTGGTCGTGCTGATCTTCTATTTCATCGTCACCCGCCCGCTGCTGACACTGCACTCGGCGATCACCCGCATCGACCCCACCCGCCCCGGAGGCTGGCCGCGCCCCGAGCTGCGTTTCCACCGCAAGGACGAGCTGGGGCAGATCGTGAACGGTCTGGACGAGCTCATGCGCGCCTTCCAGCGCGGGCTGGACCAGCGCGACCAGGCGCGCGACGAGAACCTCCGCCTTGGCGCCGAACTCGACGTCTCGCGCCGCATCCAGCAGATGGTCCTGCCCTCGCAGGCAGAGCTGCAGGCCGTGCCCACGCTGGATATCGCCGCCCACATGGAACCCGCGGGCGAGGTCGGCGGCGACTACTACGACATACTGCCGCACGCCGGCGGCCTGCGCATCGGCATCGGCGACGTAACCGGCCACGGGCTGGAAAGCGGCGTGGTCATGCTGATGACGCAAAGCGCGGTCCGCACCATGCTGACAGCGCAGGAAGCCGACATGGTGCGGATCATGGAAGCGCTCAACGGCACCATCTACCACAACGTCCAGCGCATGGGCTGCGGCAAGAACCTCACCCTGGCGCTGCTCGACCACCACCCGGTGGACCAAGGCACGGTGCGCGGCTGCCTGCGCATCGCCGGCCAGCATGAATCGGTGATCGTCGTGCGTACCGACGGCAGGGTGGAACTCATCGATACCGACGAGCTCGGCTTCCCGATCGGGCTGGTGGAGGAAGTGGGCGAATTCGTCGGCCAGGTGGCCATCGACCTGCACCGCGACGACGTGGTGGTGCTGTACACCGACGGCATCACCGAGGCCGCCGACGAATCGCAGCGTCTCTACGGTCTCGACCGCCTTGTCGAACTGGCCGTCGCGCACCGCCACGAAGATGCGGAGGCGATCAAGGACGCCATCGTGCGCGACGTCAAGCGACATATCGCCACCCAGACACTGTACGACGACCTCACCCTGGTGGTCCTCAAGCAGCGCTGAGCGCGGGCCCGACCATGAACGCCCGACACGGTTTCCGCCTGCTCCTGCTGTCCGCCCTCGCCTGGGCGGCGCCGTCCGGCGCCCAGGCGCAAGCCATCGACAGCCTGCTCTGGGTCAGCGAGGAGGCGCCGCCCTACCATTACCTGAAGGATGGCGTCCCCACCGGCATTGCAGTGGACGTCCTCGCACGGATGCAAGACCTGCTCGGCAGCCAGCAATCGCCACCGGACATCCGTTTCCTGCCCTGGGCACGCGCCCGCTACATGGCACTCCACCAGCCGGGCACCTGCCTGTTCGCCCAGCCCGCCTCCGACGAAGAGCGCCAAGGCCTCGCCTACGTCGGCCCGCTGCTCGACACCCGCATCGCCATCATCGTCCCCACCCAGCGGGCGGACGACGTCTCGGGTCCGCGCGACCTCGCCGCGCTGACCGTGGGCGTGGTCCGCGACAGCGCCGCCGAAGAGCTGCTCACCGCGACCGGGGTTCCGGCCAGGATCATCCGCACCGATTCGCCACGCACCCTGGTCCGCATGCTCGCCGGCGGACGTTTCGACGCCATCGCCTACCTGCCGCAGGCCGCCGCCCGCAGCCTGCAGCAGGAAGGCATCGTCACCACCGCCTATCGACCTGTATTCACGCTGCACGAAGGCACCATCGGCTACGCCTGCCACCGCGACACCGATCCGGCCCTGATCGCACGGATGCGCAATGCACTAGAACGCCTGCACACCGATGGCACGGTCGAGAACATCCGCCGGCACTACGAGCGCTGAACGCCCCGGCCGCGCGTGTATAATCCGCCGCGCCGGCGCGAGGGTGGCGGAATTGGTAGACGCACTGGATTTAGGTTCCAGCGCCGCAAGGCGTGAGAGTTCGAGTCTCTTCCCTCGCACCAACAAGCGGCCGCAACACTACATGCGCAGCCGTTCGGCGTAGCCGGTCATCTCCAGGTAGCCACGGCCGATCTCGCGGCCGTCCTCCAGCAGGCGCACCGCACCTTCCCAGTACACCGCGCCGGTCGAACGCCGGCTGTCGAGCTCCTGGTCGTCCATCAAGGGCACCACCTTCAGGGTGCGCGGCTCGCCGCCCTCGGGCGCCGCGATGTCTAGTGTCCATTCGACCGGATAATCCGCACCGGTGCGCGGCGAACGCCAGCGCCGGCCGGCTGCGAAGCGCACATCCTCCGCTCCGAAGCTGTGCAGTGCGCCGTCCGCCCCGCGCAGGCTGCCGCCGGCCCACAATGGCTGCCCGGCCTCGTCGCGCATGCGGAAGGCCATCAGGGCACCGCCCTCATGCAGGTTGATGCCGATCCAGTCCCAGCCGCGCGCGCCGGGCGGCATCAACTCGCTGGACCACTCGTGGTCCAGCCAGGCCCGCCCGCGCACCCGATGCGTGGCCTCGCGCACGCGCAGATGCCCCTCCACCGCCAGTTGCGGGCGGCTGTAGTAGTAGCTGGCGTGCTTGGGATCTGCGGCCTTGCGGCTGTAACCGCCCTCGCCGTTGATCATCGGCGGCGCCTGCGGTGCGAACCGCAGGTCGAAGGCAAAGTCCTCCGCCCTCACCTGGGTGCGGTAGCCCCCCTGCTCCAGCATCAGCGACCAGTCGCCGGTCCAGGCATGCGTGCGCCCGGTCTCGAAGCCGGCCAGCGGCGCCAGCACGCGCGCGGCGCGTTCGTCGTGCAGCAGGCGGCCCTCCTGCGGATCGGCCACCGCGGCATGTGCAAGCACCAGCTGACGGGGGGCGAAGCGGCTCGGGTTGTCCTCGCCCACGCCGGTACGCACCCGGAAGAAGGTCACCTGAAAGCCGCGCTCGGCGCCCTCCTCGTCCTCCAGCCAGCCGGTGACGTACCACCACTCGGTGCGGAATGCGGGGTGTGCCCCGGTATCCTCGGGGAAGGCCAGAGCGACGCCGGGCACGACCGGCGGATACGCGACCTCCGCCGTCCACGCGAGAGCGCCCTGCAGCATCAGCAGTGCGGCGAAAAGACTGCGCAGGCAGGCGGCCAGCATCACCAGTCCTCCCGCACCGCCAGCACCGCGGACTGGCGCATCGCCCGTGCACCGGCCAGGCGGGCGGCGAGCGCGGCCAGCGCCACCAGCGTGGCGGCGAACAGCGCCAGCCCGCCCCATGGCAGGCTCATGTCCATGCTCCAGTGGAAACTCTGGCGGTTGACCACCTCGACCAGCACCCAGGCCACCGCAGCGCCGGCTAGCAGGCCCAGGGCCACCCCCAGCGCGGCCGCCAGCGCGCCCTCGATCGCCAGCAGCCGACCGATCTCCGCGCGGGTGAGGCCGAGGTGGCGCAGCATGCCGAACTCCCGCCGCCGCGCGGTCGCCAGCGCGGCGAAGCTGGTGGCCACGCCGAACAGGCCGATCAGCACCGCCACGCCTTCCATCAGGTAGGTCACCAGGAAGCTGCGATCGAAGATCTCCAGGCTGCGCGCGCGGATTTCGCCGGGCGTGGCGACCCGCAGGGTGCGCTCGCCCAGGGTCGCGTACAAGGCCGCTGTCACGGCAGCGGGGTCCGCATCCGACTGCAGGCGGATCGCCAGGTCGTTGGTCCGCTGGTCGCCGGTCAGCGCACGGTAACGCTCGATGTCTATCGCCACCGCACCATGCTGGCGGACGTAGTCGCGCCACACGCCGGCGATGCGGAAGCGCCGCAGCTCGCCGGCCAGCGGCAGCGCCAACTCGTCGCCGGTGCGCAGGCCGTAGAGATCGACGATGGCCTCCGAGACCCATGCCGGCGGCAACGCATCGGACGCCAGATCGACGATCCGTCCTTCGACCAGCGGCAGGTCGCCCGCTGCCCGGATCTCGCGCGCCAGCAGGGTCGCCGGCGGCCGGTCGTCGGCCAGGCGCAGCTGATCGCTGCGCACCGGCGCCACCGCCGCCACCCCGGGCAGGGCCGCCACCATCGCCACCTCGTCGGGGCCCAGGTAGCCGCTGGCCGAGGATGACGAGGCCTGCAGGTAGAGGTCCGCGGGCAGCACGCGCGCCAGCCAGTCATCGACCGAGCCGCGGAAGGAGCTGACCATGATGGCCATGGCCGCGGCCAGCGCCACGCTGGCCACCACGCCGGCGCCGGCCACCACGGTCTGGCCCGGCGCCGCGCCCAGACGCGCATGCGCCAGGCGCCACAGCACCGAACGGCCTCGCGCCGGCAGGCGGGCAAGCCCCGCCGTGATGCCGGGCAGCGCCAGCACCGCTGCAGCCAGCAGGCTGGCCACCGCCGCGTAGCCCGCCAGCGGCACGCCATCGGCCGGCGGCAGCAGGCTCAGCCCGGCGGCAGCCAGCAGGCAGACAGCGGCCATGGCCCAGCGCGGACGGGTGTCCAGCGCCCCGGCATCGGCCGCGCGCAAGGCGCGGGCCGGCACCAGCGCAGCCGCCTCGCGCGCCGGCAGCCAGCTGCCCGCCAGGCCCGCAGCCGCGCCCGACAGGGCGTAAGCGGCGGTCAGCCAGGGGTGGAAACGCAGCGCGGGTTGCAGTCCCTCGAAGTAGCCCGCCCCCAGGTCGCCTCCTGCAAGGTACAAGGCGAAGGCAGCCAGCCCGTAGCCCAGGGCCACGCCGCACAGACCGCCCACCAGCCCCAGCGCGGCGCCTTCCGCCAGCAGGGCACG
Encoded proteins:
- a CDS encoding substrate-binding periplasmic protein, yielding MNARHGFRLLLLSALAWAAPSGAQAQAIDSLLWVSEEAPPYHYLKDGVPTGIAVDVLARMQDLLGSQQSPPDIRFLPWARARYMALHQPGTCLFAQPASDEERQGLAYVGPLLDTRIAIIVPTQRADDVSGPRDLAALTVGVVRDSAAEELLTATGVPARIIRTDSPRTLVRMLAGGRFDAIAYLPQAAARSLQQEGIVTTAYRPVFTLHEGTIGYACHRDTDPALIARMRNALERLHTDGTVENIRRHYER
- a CDS encoding FtsX-like permease family protein; its protein translation is MSAVLRRVFLASLRRRPLGTALSLLAIALGVALGLAVHLIHDAALDEFGRGLRVLTGEADLQVLGPREGFDDALYARIAARPEIAEASPVLEVQASLPGREDTLRVLGVDVFRLAGVQPALLPVADDGAEQLAALRPGRIFLSTAAAAALALPEGGPLIVQSGVGEHALTVVGRVPGAGAGQRLAVMDIAAAQELFGRIGRLSRIDLRLAPGAGRDEARRALAALLPAGVSVLAPEAAEAQVAGLSRAYRVNLGMLAAIALLTGGFLVFSTQLLSVVRRRQEFAFLRALGLTRGELRRALLAEGAALGLVGGLCGVALGYGLAAFALYLAGGDLGAGYFEGLQPALRFHPWLTAAYALSGAAAGLAGSWLPAREAAALVPARALRAADAGALDTRPRWAMAAVCLLAAAGLSLLPPADGVPLAGYAAVASLLAAAVLALPGITAGLARLPARGRSVLWRLAHARLGAAPGQTVVAGAGVVASVALAAAMAIMVSSFRGSVDDWLARVLPADLYLQASSSSASGYLGPDEVAMVAALPGVAAVAPVRSDQLRLADDRPPATLLAREIRAAGDLPLVEGRIVDLASDALPPAWVSEAIVDLYGLRTGDELALPLAGELRRFRIAGVWRDYVRQHGAVAIDIERYRALTGDQRTNDLAIRLQSDADPAAVTAALYATLGERTLRVATPGEIRARSLEIFDRSFLVTYLMEGVAVLIGLFGVATSFAALATARRREFGMLRHLGLTRAEIGRLLAIEGALAAALGVALGLLAGAAVAWVLVEVVNRQSFHWSMDMSLPWGGLALFAATLVALAALAARLAGARAMRQSAVLAVREDW
- a CDS encoding PP2C family protein-serine/threonine phosphatase, translating into MTAPLPETLEMDEARAMAVRVPLLRGMTFRQAAVTLLIALLLGVVAAAVELYADWQAMRGEIRAQTERILNLVHGPSAQAAFQFNDELAIQVADGLFARPETRQVILRDNFGRTIARRERADAGQSGQLADRLFGDLTHYVLDLNHDTAAGQRIEVGSLELRLSATEIAASFYQRGRLLVIVGLVKALAISALVVLIFYFIVTRPLLTLHSAITRIDPTRPGGWPRPELRFHRKDELGQIVNGLDELMRAFQRGLDQRDQARDENLRLGAELDVSRRIQQMVLPSQAELQAVPTLDIAAHMEPAGEVGGDYYDILPHAGGLRIGIGDVTGHGLESGVVMLMTQSAVRTMLTAQEADMVRIMEALNGTIYHNVQRMGCGKNLTLALLDHHPVDQGTVRGCLRIAGQHESVIVVRTDGRVELIDTDELGFPIGLVEEVGEFVGQVAIDLHRDDVVVLYTDGITEAADESQRLYGLDRLVELAVAHRHEDAEAIKDAIVRDVKRHIATQTLYDDLTLVVLKQR
- a CDS encoding slr1658 superfamily regulator, with translation MTEDFGRIVEIRHGRDAESLNLSFWPGRVPLKQRWRNNGLSADFLGDYVTTFFPLDDAIPDTQLRQAEIRGAVSFIANELLENAMKYHDPALPEPVTIQLGLDSKQIVFHASNGAGEQAAGRFREFIARLLDGDPGELYLQQLEDNALAEQSAGLGYLTMINDYGAELAWRFQAGEGGGYRVTTQVTLTL
- a CDS encoding slr1659 superfamily regulator — protein: MKSLQGEGYQVELDDADNRVSLRGSLRLGGLTEYAPISQLLDEALEGRSSLTVDLSGLEFLNSSGIATLSRFVISARNRKDCALVIRGSSTIPWQGKSLNNLKRLMPALELNFD
- a CDS encoding lipocalin-like domain-containing protein → MLAACLRSLFAALLMLQGALAWTAEVAYPPVVPGVALAFPEDTGAHPAFRTEWWYVTGWLEDEEGAERGFQVTFFRVRTGVGEDNPSRFAPRQLVLAHAAVADPQEGRLLHDERAARVLAPLAGFETGRTHAWTGDWSLMLEQGGYRTQVRAEDFAFDLRFAPQAPPMINGEGGYSRKAADPKHASYYYSRPQLAVEGHLRVREATHRVRGRAWLDHEWSSELMPPGARGWDWIGINLHEGGALMAFRMRDEAGQPLWAGGSLRGADGALHSFGAEDVRFAAGRRWRSPRTGADYPVEWTLDIAAPEGGEPRTLKVVPLMDDQELDSRRSTGAVYWEGAVRLLEDGREIGRGYLEMTGYAERLRM